The following are encoded together in the Lathyrus oleraceus cultivar Zhongwan6 chromosome 3, CAAS_Psat_ZW6_1.0, whole genome shotgun sequence genome:
- the LOC127132320 gene encoding histone H2AX, giving the protein MSSTANTKGGRGKPKTATKSVSRSSKAGLQFPVGRIARFLKAGKYAERVGAGAPVYLSAVLEYLAAEVLELAGNAARDNKKNRIVPRHIQLAVRNDEELSKLLGTVTIANGGVLPNIHQTLIPKKAGKGKDEIGSASQEF; this is encoded by the exons ATGAGTTCCACTGCTAACACCAAGGGCGGTCGAGGCAAGCCAAAGACTGCCACCAAATCTGTTTCAAGATCCTCAAAGGCCGGACTTCAATTTCCGGTAGGTAGAATCGCAAGATTCCTCAAGGCTGGAAAATACGCCGAACGCGTTGGTGCCGGTGCTCCCGTCTACCTCTCCGCCGTTCTTGAATATCTCGCTGCCGAG GTTTTGGAATTGGCTGGGAATGCGGCCAGGGACAACAAGAAGAATCGAATTGTTCCAAGGCACATTCAACTCGCTGTTAGGAACGATGAAGAACTTAGCAAGCTTTTGGGAACTGTAACCATTGCCAATGGAGGTGTTTTGCCTAATATTCACCAGACTTTGATACCTAAGAAAGCTGGAAAGGGAAAAGACGAAATTGGATCTGCTTCTCAAGAATTTTAG